One segment of Anatilimnocola aggregata DNA contains the following:
- a CDS encoding GDSL-type esterase/lipase family protein, giving the protein MKLLSAHVLSSLVLAFASLAPAAEPSWIWSEKDANVKAPAGNIYFRRGFDVDAPRSGTVEITVDNRYELFLNGHNVGSGAVWQTRTRYDLGPLLIPGRNVLAVMATNDGTDPAGLVAKVAIQQKDNKPAIEFVTDAEWKFTAKQFGNWARLEFDDRNWTSAVVLGEYGKLAPWGKAGEVKTPQAAVVTSKPRATEKGFFDFRDGDRVVFLGSAFIERMQKYNYLETMITAGLPDKNITFRNLGWSGDTVWGDARAVFGTRADGFKRLLSDVNLCNPTVIIVCYGENEAYEGESGIDGFRDGLNKLLDSLEATGARLLLLSPRQHESLGYPLPDQKEYNASLKLYRDVIAETAKAREHAFVDLYNSVPSGEIGAKVVSENGVHLTPAGEYLLARELLPQLGVPKADWNVAIDLKQNSLDAVGAQVTDLKVDASGVSFSAIWRGIDLPLPAPLNANRMLHLQGLTGAGYHLFIDGEPQQAPNAWNERFAVPLTLQRSVELQRKINEKNTLFFNRHRPQNETYLFLFRKHEQGNNAVEIPQFDPLIAEKEKEIAELRQPQPHRFEVKLAP; this is encoded by the coding sequence ATGAAACTCCTTTCTGCGCACGTCTTGAGTTCCCTCGTGCTCGCCTTCGCCTCGCTCGCCCCCGCCGCTGAGCCCAGTTGGATCTGGTCGGAGAAGGACGCCAACGTTAAAGCACCAGCGGGAAATATTTATTTCCGCCGTGGCTTCGATGTCGATGCGCCGCGGTCCGGCACCGTCGAAATCACTGTCGACAATCGCTACGAGTTGTTTCTCAATGGCCACAATGTTGGTTCGGGCGCGGTCTGGCAGACGCGCACGCGCTACGACCTTGGTCCGCTGTTAATTCCGGGACGCAACGTCCTGGCCGTGATGGCCACCAACGACGGCACCGATCCGGCAGGACTTGTTGCCAAGGTCGCTATTCAGCAAAAAGACAACAAGCCTGCGATTGAATTTGTCACCGATGCCGAGTGGAAATTCACCGCGAAGCAGTTCGGCAATTGGGCCCGCTTGGAATTTGACGACCGCAACTGGACCAGCGCCGTCGTGCTGGGCGAATATGGCAAGCTCGCGCCGTGGGGCAAAGCTGGTGAAGTGAAAACGCCCCAAGCCGCAGTTGTGACGAGCAAGCCGCGCGCGACCGAGAAGGGCTTTTTCGATTTTCGCGACGGCGACCGCGTGGTCTTTCTCGGCAGTGCCTTCATCGAACGGATGCAGAAGTACAACTATCTCGAAACGATGATTACAGCGGGGCTGCCCGATAAGAACATCACGTTCCGTAACCTGGGCTGGAGCGGTGACACCGTTTGGGGTGACGCCCGAGCGGTGTTCGGCACGCGTGCCGATGGATTCAAACGATTGCTTAGCGATGTGAACCTCTGCAATCCAACGGTCATCATTGTCTGCTACGGCGAAAACGAAGCCTACGAAGGCGAAAGCGGCATTGATGGCTTTCGCGACGGCCTGAATAAACTGCTCGATTCGCTCGAAGCGACTGGCGCGCGACTTTTGTTACTTAGTCCGCGGCAACATGAGTCGCTCGGTTATCCGCTCCCCGATCAGAAGGAATACAACGCGAGCTTGAAGCTCTATCGCGATGTGATTGCCGAAACGGCGAAAGCTCGCGAGCATGCCTTCGTCGACCTTTATAACTCTGTTCCTTCGGGCGAAATCGGCGCCAAGGTCGTCTCGGAAAACGGCGTGCATCTCACACCAGCGGGCGAGTATCTGCTGGCTCGCGAGTTATTGCCACAACTGGGCGTCCCGAAGGCTGATTGGAATGTAGCGATTGACTTGAAACAGAATTCGCTCGACGCCGTGGGCGCTCAAGTTACGGATTTGAAGGTCGATGCGAGTGGTGTTTCGTTCTCCGCCATCTGGCGAGGGATTGATTTGCCACTCCCCGCGCCACTGAATGCCAACCGCATGCTGCACCTGCAGGGCCTGACTGGGGCCGGTTATCACTTGTTCATCGATGGCGAACCGCAGCAAGCGCCCAATGCTTGGAACGAGCGTTTCGCCGTGCCGCTGACGCTCCAGCGGAGTGTCGAACTGCAACGCAAAATCAACGAGAAGAACACGCTCTTCTTTAATCGCCATCGCCCCCAAAACGAAACCTATCTCTTCCTCTTCCGTAAGCATGAGCAGGGGAACAATGCGGTCGAGATTCCGCAATTCGATCCGTTAATTGCCGAGAAAGAAAAAGAAATCGCGGAACTCCGCCAGCCACAGCCACATCGCTTTGAGGTCAAACTCGCTCCGTAA
- a CDS encoding arylsulfatase — MSHTLTSLVLLAAAIGAVACPAFLAEGAAAGRAPNVVLIITDDQGYGDLGVHGNTMIRTPHLDTLAKQSVRLTNFHVDPTCAETRSALMTGKYSCRVGVWHTIMGRSILRQDEKILPQYFAEAGYRTGHFGKWHLGDNWPYRPHDRGFHEALFSGGGGVGQSPDAWGNDYFDDTFSRNGTPEKQTGYCTDVWFHNASAFIEKNKNNPFFCYIATNAPHGPYNVDPKYSKPYVERGVPQPMANFYGMIENIDENIGSLLKKLDEWKLSENTVVIYMTDNGTAAGVGGGRMGGGKNAKKKVAPQNDGQWNGFAAGMRAQKGSQYDGGHRVPCFIRAPFLKSLKPGSEVSELTAHFDLLPTLRDICQFPAQRTLASEQLDGRSLAPLLAGENAKPWQPRTLVVHSQRVEHPEMWRKCAVLTQQHRLVDGQELYDIVADPAQKADIAADHAPVVAQLRGEYERWWKHVSPRFGEYSDIPLGAEAAPSQELCCHDWHPGSPATPWNQSGQGGVAGNPLVNGLWAVSVARAGKYQFILRMRPEGTEHEIPAGDAKVKIGDVEGSAKIPAGAKSFTIELDLKPTPHAMLQTWLTQADGGSRGAYYTTIRRLE; from the coding sequence ATGTCTCACACTTTAACCTCACTCGTACTTCTGGCTGCGGCGATTGGCGCCGTGGCTTGCCCGGCGTTTTTGGCAGAGGGTGCTGCGGCTGGTCGCGCGCCGAACGTCGTGCTGATCATTACGGACGATCAAGGCTATGGCGATTTAGGCGTGCATGGCAACACGATGATTCGCACGCCCCATTTGGACACGCTGGCCAAGCAGAGCGTGCGGTTGACGAATTTTCATGTCGATCCCACATGTGCCGAAACACGTTCCGCGCTGATGACCGGCAAGTACAGCTGTCGAGTCGGTGTGTGGCACACGATCATGGGGCGATCGATCTTGCGTCAGGACGAAAAGATCCTGCCGCAGTATTTTGCGGAGGCTGGCTATCGCACGGGCCACTTCGGCAAATGGCACTTGGGCGATAACTGGCCCTATCGGCCGCATGATCGCGGCTTTCACGAAGCCCTCTTCAGCGGTGGCGGCGGGGTTGGTCAATCGCCCGATGCCTGGGGGAACGACTACTTCGACGACACGTTTTCGCGCAACGGCACGCCGGAGAAGCAGACCGGCTATTGCACCGATGTGTGGTTCCATAACGCGTCGGCATTTATCGAGAAGAACAAAAACAATCCCTTCTTTTGTTACATCGCCACGAATGCCCCGCACGGGCCGTACAACGTTGACCCGAAATACTCGAAGCCTTATGTCGAGCGCGGAGTGCCGCAGCCGATGGCCAACTTCTACGGCATGATCGAGAACATCGATGAAAACATCGGCTCGTTGCTGAAGAAGCTCGACGAGTGGAAGTTGAGTGAGAACACCGTGGTCATCTACATGACCGACAATGGCACGGCTGCCGGTGTGGGCGGCGGTCGAATGGGTGGCGGCAAGAACGCCAAGAAGAAAGTTGCCCCACAGAACGATGGCCAGTGGAACGGCTTTGCAGCTGGCATGCGAGCGCAAAAGGGCTCGCAGTATGACGGCGGTCATCGCGTCCCTTGTTTCATTCGCGCGCCGTTTCTGAAATCGCTCAAGCCGGGATCAGAAGTTAGCGAACTCACCGCCCATTTCGATTTACTCCCCACGCTGCGAGACATTTGCCAGTTCCCCGCCCAGCGAACACTCGCCAGCGAGCAACTCGATGGCCGTTCGCTCGCCCCATTGTTGGCGGGCGAAAATGCGAAGCCCTGGCAACCGCGCACCCTCGTCGTCCATTCGCAGCGAGTGGAACATCCCGAGATGTGGCGCAAGTGCGCGGTGCTGACCCAGCAGCATCGACTGGTCGATGGCCAAGAGCTATACGACATCGTTGCGGATCCTGCGCAGAAGGCAGATATCGCTGCGGATCATGCGCCGGTCGTGGCCCAACTGCGCGGCGAATACGAGCGCTGGTGGAAACATGTCTCGCCCCGCTTTGGCGAGTACAGCGACATTCCTTTAGGAGCTGAAGCTGCTCCGTCGCAGGAACTTTGCTGCCACGACTGGCATCCGGGCAGCCCGGCCACTCCTTGGAACCAAAGCGGCCAAGGTGGTGTCGCCGGCAATCCACTCGTGAATGGTCTCTGGGCTGTAAGCGTGGCGCGCGCGGGGAAATATCAATTCATCCTGCGGATGCGTCCGGAAGGAACCGAACACGAGATTCCCGCCGGAGATGCCAAAGTGAAAATTGGCGATGTGGAAGGGTCTGCCAAAATTCCAGCCGGAGCCAAAAGCTTCACCATCGAACTCGACCTGAAGCCCACCCCGCACGCCATGCTGCAGACCTGGCTGACACAAGCCGATGGTGGAAGTCGGGGTGCTTATTACACGACCATCCGCCGTTTGGAATAG
- a CDS encoding DUF7639 domain-containing protein has translation MLNGLPTSSDMRRQAFQQFLHDPTESNRQILKLEYESIPSHLDCWLLGPELKDIPIRKVLADEASSQE, from the coding sequence ATGCTCAATGGATTGCCAACTAGCAGCGACATGCGTCGCCAAGCATTCCAACAGTTCCTTCATGATCCAACGGAGTCCAACCGCCAAATCCTTAAACTGGAGTACGAATCCATTCCATCGCATCTCGACTGCTGGCTGTTAGGTCCAGAGCTGAAAGATATTCCTATTCGCAAAGTACTTGCAGATGAGGCGTCGTCCCAGGAATAG
- a CDS encoding DUF7638 domain-containing protein, giving the protein MEKRSSSQSNRVFVQTDQGLVEFVPYRVFMRRFSSFKLTELKILQDGRFQLDNDFLIEAQLIAAIDSGQICTRVPDLARISIPDLIGFNISDVMPIVE; this is encoded by the coding sequence ATGGAAAAAAGATCAAGTAGCCAGTCGAATCGAGTATTTGTGCAGACGGACCAGGGATTGGTAGAGTTTGTGCCATATCGTGTATTCATGCGGAGATTTAGCAGCTTTAAATTGACCGAGCTAAAAATTTTGCAAGATGGGAGGTTTCAGCTTGACAACGACTTTCTGATTGAAGCTCAACTAATAGCTGCGATTGATTCTGGACAGATTTGCACACGAGTACCAGATTTGGCGAGGATTTCCATACCGGATTTGATCGGATTCAATATTAGTGACGTGATGCCGATTGTAGAATAG
- a CDS encoding IS5 family transposase (programmed frameshift), translating to MEAVYPSELSDAEWQVIERLLPAPKPRGRKLEIGWRRILDGIFYVNKEGCQWRALPKEFGKWQSFYHYFRLWRIDGTWQRVNDALRRLERKSQGRKAEPSVGIMDSQSAKTTAKKGPRGYDAGKKICGRKRHLMVDTQGLVLTALVHPADIQDRDGAKLLIEQMKCTLPRLRTVFADGGYAGQLVDWFWDSVRWNLEIVKRTATAGFQLLPKHWIVGRTFAWLSQYRRHSRDYEELPETSEAMIYVSMIRLMLRRAGKRKAKA from the exons ATGGAAGCCGTCTATCCGAGTGAATTGAGTGATGCGGAATGGCAGGTGATTGAGCGGTTGCTGCCAGCTCCAAAGCCGCGCGGCCGCAAGCTGGAGATCGGTTGGCGGCGAATCCTGGACGGCATCTTCTACGTGAACAAAGAAGGTTGTCAGTGGCGAGCTTTACCGAAGGAATTTGGCAAGTGGCAATCGTTCTATCACTACTTTCGCCTCTGGCGCATCGATGGCACCTGGCAGCGGGTGAACGATGCATTGCGTCGCCTGGAGCGAAAATCGCAGGGTCGCAAGGCCGAGCCTTCGGTCGGCATCATGGATAGCCAGTCGGCGAAAACGACCGCAAAAAAGGGCC CTCGCGGCTATGATGCTGGCAAGAAGATCTGCGGTCGCAAGCGGCATTTGATGGTCGACACGCAGGGTTTGGTGCTTACCGCTCTCGTGCATCCAGCCGACATTCAAGATCGCGACGGCGCGAAGCTGCTGATCGAGCAAATGAAATGCACACTCCCTCGCTTGCGAACCGTGTTCGCCGACGGTGGCTACGCCGGCCAGTTGGTCGACTGGTTTTGGGACTCGGTCCGTTGGAACTTGGAAATCGTCAAGCGAACCGCCACGGCGGGCTTTCAACTTCTCCCCAAACACTGGATCGTCGGACGCACGTTCGCCTGGCTGAGCCAATATCGCCGCCACAGCCGCGACTACGAAGAATTGCCAGAGACCAGCGAAGCCATGATCTACGTCAGCATGATCCGACTCATGCTCCGCAGAGCAGGCAAAAGGAAGGCAAAAGCTTGA
- a CDS encoding ROK family protein codes for MNILVLDIGGTNVKVWTTGEGDKQKIPSGKDLTPAAMVEKVRELTKEWKFERVSIGYPGEVINGHPANDPWALGKGWVGFDYASAFGCPTRLMNDACMQALGSYDGGRMLYLGFGTNLGTSFVSDGKVIPLALGHLKFTGGETFNELLCRKGLELNGAKRWRRAVAEAASIWKQAFLADYVMLGGGNAKKIEEMPEGCRRGGNHNAYFGGVRMWEDTNVSIERGLSIYPERFRISG; via the coding sequence ATGAATATTCTGGTGTTGGATATCGGTGGTACAAACGTCAAAGTCTGGACGACTGGCGAAGGGGACAAGCAAAAAATCCCGTCCGGCAAAGACCTCACTCCTGCAGCGATGGTCGAGAAGGTCCGCGAACTGACCAAAGAGTGGAAATTCGAGCGCGTCTCGATTGGTTATCCCGGCGAAGTGATTAACGGTCATCCCGCCAACGACCCCTGGGCACTGGGAAAAGGTTGGGTCGGCTTCGACTACGCCAGCGCCTTCGGTTGCCCCACGCGACTGATGAACGATGCCTGTATGCAGGCCCTCGGCAGTTACGATGGCGGCCGCATGCTCTATCTGGGCTTTGGCACGAATCTGGGAACGTCGTTCGTGAGCGACGGCAAAGTCATTCCTCTCGCGCTCGGCCACTTGAAATTTACCGGCGGCGAAACGTTCAACGAACTTCTCTGCCGCAAAGGACTGGAACTCAACGGTGCCAAGCGCTGGCGGCGAGCAGTGGCCGAAGCGGCTTCGATTTGGAAGCAGGCGTTTCTCGCCGACTACGTCATGCTGGGTGGCGGCAATGCCAAGAAGATCGAAGAGATGCCCGAAGGCTGTCGCCGTGGCGGCAATCACAACGCTTACTTTGGCGGCGTGCGGATGTGGGAAGATACTAACGTTTCCATCGAACGTGGTCTCTCGATCTATCCCGAGCGCTTCCGCATTAGTGGCTGA
- a CDS encoding serine/threonine protein kinase produces the protein MSDVTAEKLGQRITDSGLMDSHQLESVWSELGTRDITLEQFTSMLLRREFLTNYQLDRLLKGEKGGFFYGDYKVLYLVGTGTFARVYRAVNIKTAKVVALKALRKRFRAEPGMTEQFIREGQIGAKLRHPNIVPIYEVSEKPSPYMTMEFVEGRNLREFLKVRKSLPPIDSLRLGVDIFAGLAYAFEHGMTHRDLKTSNVLVTSRGRAKLVDFGLAGLQKENSLKEDDLNNPRTIDYAGLERASGVRNNDPRSDLFFAGCILYNMIGGEPPLSETKDRMSRLSVQRYQNIRPLHQLVPDIPNRLLAFVNRALEMNPDRRFGSAAEMHEEGKRVLARLESGDLSESEQAAEVTAPKSGAPLTIASDQEGSGKTVMLVESRIDIQDQVRERLKKHGYKVLVFSDPVRALGRFTEYEPAAADCVLFSTVGLGDDALEAFNRFGTAEHTKNLPAILFVDSRQAGIVKSAQLSPKRRMLQIQGALKVREIRDALLALLRPGYIRASAAAADES, from the coding sequence ATGTCGGACGTGACTGCCGAAAAACTGGGCCAGCGGATCACCGACTCTGGCTTAATGGATTCTCACCAGCTCGAATCGGTCTGGAGTGAGCTGGGTACTCGCGACATCACGCTCGAACAATTCACCAGCATGCTCTTGCGCCGCGAGTTTCTTACCAACTATCAGCTCGATCGTTTGCTGAAGGGTGAAAAAGGGGGCTTTTTTTACGGCGATTACAAGGTTTTGTACCTGGTGGGTACGGGCACTTTCGCGCGCGTGTATCGCGCGGTGAATATCAAAACGGCCAAGGTGGTGGCCCTGAAAGCCCTCCGCAAGCGGTTCCGCGCGGAGCCGGGCATGACCGAACAGTTCATTCGCGAAGGTCAGATCGGCGCCAAATTGCGGCACCCGAACATCGTTCCCATCTATGAGGTGAGCGAGAAGCCGAGCCCATATATGACGATGGAGTTTGTCGAGGGCCGAAACTTGCGCGAGTTCCTCAAAGTGCGGAAGTCGCTTCCCCCAATTGATTCGCTGCGGCTGGGCGTCGACATTTTTGCGGGCCTGGCATATGCGTTTGAACACGGCATGACGCACCGGGACCTGAAGACGTCGAACGTGCTGGTGACGAGCCGGGGCCGGGCAAAACTCGTGGATTTTGGCTTGGCCGGACTGCAAAAAGAGAACTCGCTGAAAGAGGACGACCTGAACAATCCACGGACGATCGATTATGCAGGCCTGGAGCGGGCTTCGGGCGTGCGTAACAACGACCCCCGCAGCGACCTCTTTTTTGCTGGCTGCATTCTGTACAACATGATCGGTGGCGAACCGCCCCTCTCGGAGACCAAGGATCGGATGTCGCGCCTGAGCGTACAGCGATACCAGAACATCCGCCCCCTGCATCAGCTGGTCCCAGACATTCCGAATCGTTTGCTCGCGTTCGTGAATCGCGCGCTGGAGATGAATCCCGATCGCCGCTTCGGCAGCGCCGCCGAAATGCACGAGGAAGGGAAGCGGGTTCTCGCGCGGCTCGAATCTGGCGATTTAAGCGAGTCTGAGCAAGCAGCCGAGGTCACGGCGCCCAAGAGCGGCGCGCCGCTGACGATTGCGTCCGACCAGGAAGGATCGGGCAAGACCGTGATGCTGGTCGAGAGCCGAATTGACATTCAGGACCAGGTTCGCGAACGATTGAAAAAGCACGGCTACAAAGTGCTCGTCTTCAGCGATCCGGTACGAGCGCTGGGGCGGTTCACGGAATATGAGCCAGCCGCCGCTGACTGCGTGTTATTCTCGACCGTGGGGCTGGGGGATGATGCGCTCGAAGCGTTCAATCGGTTCGGCACCGCCGAGCACACCAAGAATCTGCCTGCCATTCTATTTGTCGATTCGCGGCAAGCTGGCATTGTGAAGAGCGCGCAGCTCTCTCCTAAGCGACGCATGTTACAGATTCAGGGCGCGCTCAAGGTTCGCGAAATTCGGGACGCACTCCTCGCGCTGCTACGCCCCGGTTACATTCGCGCCTCCGCAGCTGCTGCGGACGAGTCTTAA
- a CDS encoding DMT family transporter codes for MAWLILVVAGLFEVCWSTGLKASDGFKLFWPSVFTIVTLALSMLLLGYSMRTLPLGTAYTVWTGIGAIGAVIAGIVMFHEPVNAVRIGCILLILGGIIGLKLTEPL; via the coding sequence ATGGCTTGGCTCATTTTGGTGGTGGCGGGTTTATTCGAAGTCTGTTGGTCGACCGGGCTCAAGGCCAGTGACGGTTTCAAACTCTTTTGGCCGAGTGTGTTCACGATCGTGACGCTCGCTCTTAGCATGTTGCTGCTGGGTTACTCCATGCGCACGTTGCCCCTGGGAACAGCCTATACCGTCTGGACCGGCATCGGCGCGATTGGAGCAGTGATCGCCGGCATTGTGATGTTTCACGAACCAGTCAATGCCGTACGAATCGGCTGCATCCTGCTGATCCTCGGCGGCATCATCGGCTTGAAGCTGACTGAACCCTTGTAG
- a CDS encoding DUF1549 and DUF1553 domain-containing protein, whose product MSRIVGGLLLVALMGGVVFQVNAQTPKAGATSTAADYNIPQVKYINEQIRQVWTDNGMVPSPPATEGEWCRRVYLDVIGRVPSVTELKEFQADKTPERKLKLVNKLLNDEIYLEDYARNWTTIWTNILIGRTGGTEQRTLTSREGMQKYLRDSFAQDKPYDRMVYELVSATGTTSPGGKGFNGAANYLVMKLEEKAAQATAMTAKNFLGLQVQCTQCHNHPFNDWKQQKFWEFNAFFQQTRALRTFIPGTRDVQSAELVNQDFAGEGGGGDASEAIIFYELRNGLMASAYPVFVDGKEAPRSGYVSDVNRREVLAKMIVASDYMDKMIANRIWHHFLGYGFTKPIDDMGPHNTPTHPELLDYLGKEVRKNSFNLKELIKWVALSEAYSLSSKITPSNKADDPLMGETPKFTHFYLRNMRAEELYESLIVATEAQKTKGDYAEQEKLKTQWLSQFNQTFGTDEGDEQTTFNGTIPQQLMMMNGDLVKKAVSTEQGSFLQKVATSKLSPAQKIDYLFQSALSRAPTQSEVDIANKLLTARGGDSVAALQDVFWAALNANEFILQH is encoded by the coding sequence ATGTCACGTATTGTAGGTGGTTTGTTGTTGGTGGCCCTGATGGGTGGAGTCGTGTTCCAGGTGAATGCGCAAACTCCGAAAGCTGGTGCTACGTCGACAGCCGCAGACTACAACATTCCTCAAGTCAAATACATCAACGAGCAGATTCGTCAAGTTTGGACCGACAACGGCATGGTTCCGTCGCCGCCGGCTACGGAAGGCGAATGGTGCCGTCGCGTTTATCTCGATGTCATCGGTCGTGTCCCCTCGGTCACCGAACTGAAAGAGTTTCAAGCCGATAAGACTCCCGAGCGCAAGCTGAAACTGGTCAACAAACTGCTCAACGACGAAATCTATCTCGAAGACTACGCTCGCAACTGGACGACGATTTGGACGAACATCCTCATCGGTCGCACTGGCGGTACTGAGCAGCGCACGCTGACCAGTCGCGAAGGGATGCAGAAGTATCTCCGCGATTCGTTTGCCCAAGACAAGCCTTATGACCGGATGGTGTACGAACTGGTCTCGGCCACCGGCACAACTTCGCCCGGTGGCAAGGGCTTCAATGGCGCTGCCAACTATCTGGTGATGAAGTTGGAAGAGAAGGCCGCTCAAGCCACGGCCATGACTGCGAAGAACTTCCTCGGCCTGCAAGTGCAATGCACGCAGTGCCACAACCATCCGTTCAACGATTGGAAGCAGCAGAAGTTCTGGGAGTTCAACGCGTTCTTTCAACAGACTCGCGCTCTCCGCACGTTCATTCCTGGCACTCGCGATGTGCAGTCGGCCGAACTGGTTAATCAAGACTTCGCCGGTGAAGGTGGTGGTGGCGATGCTTCGGAAGCCATCATTTTCTACGAACTTCGCAACGGCCTGATGGCCAGTGCTTATCCCGTATTTGTCGATGGCAAAGAAGCTCCTCGCAGCGGTTATGTGTCGGACGTGAATCGTCGCGAAGTCCTCGCCAAGATGATTGTTGCCTCCGATTACATGGACAAGATGATTGCCAATCGCATATGGCACCACTTCCTCGGTTATGGCTTCACCAAGCCGATCGACGATATGGGCCCGCACAACACGCCGACTCACCCCGAACTGCTCGATTACTTGGGCAAAGAAGTTCGTAAGAACAGCTTTAACCTCAAAGAATTGATCAAGTGGGTGGCTCTGAGCGAAGCTTATTCGCTGTCGAGCAAGATCACCCCCAGCAACAAGGCCGATGACCCGCTGATGGGCGAAACGCCGAAGTTCACTCACTTCTACCTGCGGAATATGCGGGCTGAAGAATTGTACGAATCGCTGATCGTGGCGACCGAAGCTCAAAAGACCAAGGGCGATTACGCCGAACAGGAAAAGCTGAAGACGCAGTGGCTCTCGCAGTTCAATCAAACGTTCGGTACCGACGAAGGTGACGAGCAGACGACCTTCAACGGCACGATTCCCCAACAGCTGATGATGATGAACGGCGATCTGGTGAAAAAAGCCGTCAGCACCGAACAGGGAAGCTTTTTGCAGAAGGTGGCGACCAGCAAGCTGTCGCCAGCCCAAAAGATCGATTACTTGTTTCAGTCTGCTCTCTCGCGTGCACCGACGCAGAGCGAAGTCGACATTGCCAACAAGTTGCTTACGGCCCGTGGTGGCGACTCGGTCGCTGCCTTGCAGGATGTGTTCTGGGCGGCACTCAATGCCAACGAGTTCATCCTGCAACACTAA
- a CDS encoding DUF1501 domain-containing protein, producing the protein MMNSIPSDMSRRHFMSHLAGASAMTIPALTFGHSLRTHAAELKKNHKSAILLWMSGGPSTMDIWDLKPGAPTGGPFRTIRTKGDVEICEHMPLTANVMDKLSIIRSMSTREADHMRGRYYMHTGYVPNPNIEHPSYGAVLSHELIDQRANLEIPPFVSVGGGSVGPGFLGMAWAPFVVSSNGQVRNLDMGIEDKRLMQRMAALDMIEKNFISQNRGSASEDHMKILKKTLNLMTSEQMEAFKVTKEPKEVQDRYGNDGFGRGCLMARRLVEAGVPFVEVDLGGWDNHANIFTTLGTGMNPKLGILDRSMSALVEDLETRGLLQDTAIIWMGEFSRTPRINGTTGRDHWARSWSVVVGGAGMKGGIAVGKTSADGTAVETEPYTSQDVMASVCKALGISLETTFTSKSGRPMKIANGGKVIKELFA; encoded by the coding sequence ATGATGAATTCAATTCCCTCGGACATGTCTCGCAGGCACTTCATGTCGCACCTGGCCGGTGCCTCGGCCATGACGATTCCCGCCCTTACGTTCGGCCACAGCTTGCGAACGCACGCTGCCGAACTGAAGAAGAATCATAAGTCAGCGATTCTGTTGTGGATGAGTGGTGGTCCGAGCACGATGGACATCTGGGATCTCAAGCCAGGTGCCCCAACCGGTGGTCCGTTCCGCACCATTCGCACCAAGGGGGACGTCGAGATTTGCGAACACATGCCCCTCACGGCCAACGTGATGGACAAGCTGTCGATCATCCGCTCGATGAGCACTCGCGAAGCCGACCACATGCGTGGTCGCTATTACATGCACACTGGCTATGTGCCGAACCCAAACATCGAACATCCCAGCTACGGAGCTGTGTTGTCGCACGAGCTGATCGATCAACGGGCCAACCTCGAAATTCCTCCCTTCGTTTCCGTCGGTGGCGGTAGCGTTGGTCCGGGCTTCCTGGGCATGGCATGGGCTCCTTTCGTGGTCAGCAGCAATGGCCAGGTCCGTAACTTGGACATGGGCATCGAAGACAAGCGTCTGATGCAGCGGATGGCCGCCCTGGACATGATCGAGAAGAACTTCATCAGCCAGAATCGTGGTTCGGCTTCGGAGGATCACATGAAGATCCTCAAGAAGACCCTGAACCTGATGACCAGCGAACAGATGGAAGCCTTCAAGGTCACCAAGGAACCGAAGGAAGTTCAAGACCGTTACGGCAACGATGGCTTCGGCCGCGGCTGCTTGATGGCTCGCCGTCTGGTTGAAGCTGGTGTACCGTTCGTCGAAGTCGACCTCGGTGGCTGGGACAACCACGCCAACATCTTCACCACGCTCGGCACTGGCATGAACCCCAAGCTGGGCATCCTCGATCGCTCGATGAGCGCTCTGGTCGAAGATTTGGAAACTCGCGGTTTGCTTCAAGACACCGCCATCATTTGGATGGGCGAATTCAGCCGTACCCCACGCATCAACGGCACGACCGGTCGCGATCACTGGGCCCGCTCTTGGAGCGTGGTCGTCGGTGGCGCCGGCATGAAGGGTGGCATCGCGGTTGGTAAGACCAGTGCCGATGGCACCGCAGTTGAAACCGAACCCTACACCTCGCAAGATGTGATGGCCTCGGTTTGCAAGGCTCTCGGCATCTCGCTCGAAACGACCTTCACCAGCAAGAGTGGTCGTCCGATGAAGATCGCCAACGGCGGCAAGGTCATCAAGGAACTGTTTGCCTAA